The following DNA comes from Triticum aestivum cultivar Chinese Spring chromosome 3D, IWGSC CS RefSeq v2.1, whole genome shotgun sequence.
CACCCAAGGAGTAACCCTCAAACCATCACGGAGGAGGTAATCATCtgtttttgtgcccatcctgtcgtGTTATCTATCCATCGACACTCCTTGCGGGTGAAACATAAACATGCATTTTACTCAACTGATTATTGAATGCTGCAGCATCCATATCTAGAACTCACAGGTCCAGCCCGTGCCGTCGTGACATCCGGCGATCCAGGGAAAATCGAGAACGTGCTCAAAGTTAAGGGTGCAACTGAATCTGACGATAGAGATCTAAGTCTTCTTGTCTTACCGTTGAAGAATCGTATGTATTGTGAATATGACAGATATTACACTAGCAAACATAGCACGCTGGAGCTAACTTTCCGGCACATTGACAACTCTGTGGAGGCGACAATCGGTGCACGCCTTATTGGTGGATCATCATGGCCACATGGTTTGCAAGGCGTAATGGTCGCTCGAATTTCCGATATGGAAGATGCCGAAGTTTCTTTGCTTGCCTTTGGAGGAGGTAAATTGCATGTTGTTGCTGATGATAGCATGATCAAGCTCACACGACGTGTTGTTTCTGTTGAACATCGTGATGGAGAGCTGAAAGTTTCTATCGTTGCACGGTGTGAAAATGATGAGCAAGTCATCAGTGTGAGAGATGATATAGTTTTCACACCCAAGAAAAATGGCAGAACTAGTGGTGTGCTTAAAGTTGGCACATGTAAGATCCAGCTCACTGTTGCCTGGTCACTTTTCAATTAACTTGACTAATGTAGCAATGTTGATGATTGATCAATGACTTTGTTTGCCCCAGATCCTCCAAATAGTGATCTTTTACTGTTTTGTGACAAGTTCAGCCTTCTGTCAGTTTATTTTGTTAAAGTAATACGATTATTTTATACTGGTATAACTAACTAATTAACCAGAATGTCAAACATTCAACCACATTGAGGGCATCGTGGAGGGAAATTATCTAACGACGACCTATAAACATTTCTTCGTGCACCACTGGCTAAAATATGGTTGCCACATTTGCTTCTTTCAGAAGATGTTAAACCAATCTTGACAAATTCACTCACCATATGATGCCCGTCATCATATACTTTTACGGGGAAGTGCATGGATGATCCCGGGTGCATATGAACCCATTTTGGAAAACACATTTTTTAAATggcaaaaaattctgaaaaaaaagtGTGGGCGAACATATCTGTATTCTATGTGCGTGCAGAAAGTTTCAAGAAAAAAAACCTTTTTTGTGGCccgtgcaaaaaagacaaaacatTGTATCGCGAAACATTATTTAGAAGCactaaaatttgtcttttttgcggaTACAAAATAAAAAGACTTCTTTTCACAAAATTTTGTGCTGTGGACATATTTTTTGCAAACATGTATTTACAaaattttgttttcatttttttgacaTTATAAT
Coding sequences within:
- the LOC123073990 gene encoding uncharacterized protein; the protein is MGHRGDHVYPTHVLHLHAGQFNDARARDALQIFSIKVESIRGGLRWPLDVFGMVIARDVLDIDRKRNIIFAHPRSNPQTITEEHPYLELTGPARAVVTSGDPGKIENVLKVKGATESDDRDLSLLVLPLKNRMYCEYDRYYTSKHSTLELTFRHIDNSVEATIGARLIGGSSWPHGLQGVMVARISDMEDAEVSLLAFGGGKLHVVADDSMIKLTRRVVSVEHRDGELKVSIVARCENDEQVISVRDDIVFTPKKNGRTSGVLKVGTCKIQLTVAWSLFN